A region of Plutella xylostella chromosome 29, ilPluXylo3.1, whole genome shotgun sequence DNA encodes the following proteins:
- the LOC105385846 gene encoding ribosomal RNA-processing protein 7 homolog A, with product MKAVKQKPEFTKQKPEFKALELSVSDDSKHGHTIYFKEHSIREQSADKPSGRTMFIVNVPPYVDEQSLKNAFSEAGKVLSVSFALKPSLSDIKKVNKFVPDPNLPTFRVAYIVFSKVSELDKALKLTCLRPLNSETHQIKLGINKWIDEYNNSVYQPKALKQKIEEFMKQHDAETKEAEKKEKKLEEEDDEGWVTVTKRGKVQSFARSEKVENKIMAKEEKGKKRKELKNFYTFQIRESKMKHIVALRQKFEEDKKKIAQIKQSRRFKPF from the exons atgaAAGCAGTAAAACAAAAACCAGAgttcacaaaacaaaaaccagAGTTCAAAG CTTTAGAATTAAGTGTATCGGATGATTCCAAGCATGGGCACACAATATACTTCAAGGAACACTCTATTAGAGAACAAAGTGCCGACAAACCATCAGGCAGAACTATGTTTATTGTGAATGTGCCACCTTATGTTGATGAGCAATCTCTGAAGAATGCTTTCAGTGAGGCTGGGAAAGTTCTCTCCGTATCATTTGCTCTGAAACCGAGTTTATCAGACATCAAGAAAGTCAATAAATTTGTACCCGACCCCAACTTACCAACATTCAGAGTTGCTTACATTGTGTTCTCTAAAGTATCTGAATTAGACAAGGCACTGAAGCTAACCTGCTTACGGCCTCTAAATTCAGAGACTCATCaaattaaattaggtataaataagtGGATAGATGAGTATAACAACTCTGTGTACCAACCTAAAGCGCTGAAACAGAAAATAGAGGAATTCATGAAACAGCATGATGCAGAAACAAAAGAAGCTGAAAAGAAAGAGAAGAAACTTGAAGAGGAAGATGATGAGGGCTGGGTGACAGTCACCAAGAGAGGCAAAGTACAAAGTTTTGCCCGGTCAGAAAAAGTTGAGAACAAAATTATGGCTAAAGAAGAGAAAGGAAAGAAACGAAAAGAGTTGAAGAACTTCTACACTTTCCAAATACGAGAGTCAAAGATGAAGCACATAGTTGCCTTGCGACAGAAGTTTGAAGAAGACAAAAAGAAGATAGCTCAGATTAAACAAAGCCGTAGATTTAAgcctttttaa
- the LOC105385847 gene encoding integrator complex subunit 15, which yields MSFSDIKHAIRKYEFPQSAREALVRVEQMLTGRGAPTAKQLDGVMDIIAEFIFCESDRRGGRRGAGLNPLQELQLIDVICDYLSGSISETTKNTIFLSLFGGQESQRRLKILSILASMAVSASSTPMLLAVGVWLQQMGCSSPQSLQLVENVIRDHFQLNTSNQAALNSLASSAPQFVANFITAVTELYMNDAQGKVKMPPKNLLEVITAWVHAHPSLCMSAQLSPAPLPAGAIPMAAVTPLAGLVHWCARAPLYVDEDVEMEEAPTPPKKIKVEGEIEHKMMKTNTTKSLSESELYTKLHLGVLHSLRAGRRTHGPPTAVNAQHLAALAPMLQAYSQGAGVPVGGDGRLQDCLDRIGQAVQIALANGCVYGNISSLLAVLDTLPENRLLRIIIKTHQQAI from the exons ATGTCTTTCTCCGACATAAAACATGCTATCAGAAAGTATGAGTTTCCCCAGAGCGCCAGAGAAGCGCTTGTTAGAGTCG AGCAAATGCTCACCGGGCGCGGTGCACCGACTGCCAAGCAGCTAGATGGTGTGATGGACATCATAGCTGAGTTTATATTCTGCGAGTCAGACCGTCGCGGCGGCCGCCGGGGTGCCGGCCTCAACCCCCTGCAAGAATTACAGCTTATTGACGTCATCTGTGACTACCTGTCGGGCAGCATCAGTGAGACCACCAAGAACACAATATTCCTATCCCTCTTTGGAGGCCAGGAGAGTCAGCGGCGGCTGAAGATATTGAGCATCTTGGCCAGCATGGCTGTGTCTGCTTCTAGCACTCCG ATGCTACTAGCAGTAGGAGTGTGGCTGCAGCAGATGGGCTGCTCGTCCCCACAGTCCCTGCAACTCGTGGAGAATGTCATCCGAGACCACTTCCAGCTGAACACATCCAACCAGGCCGCCCTCAACTCTCTGGCCAGCTCTGCCCCACAGTTTGTGGCTAACTTCATCACGGCTGTCACTGAGCTGTACATGAATGATGCTCAGGGCAAAGTCAAGATGCCTCCTAAAAACTTGTTGGAAGTTATTACTGCTTGG GTCCACGCGCACCCGTCGCTCTGCATGTCGGCGCAGCTGTCCCCCGCGCCGCTCCCCGCCGGCGCCATCCCCATGGCGGCCGTCACGCCGCTCGCCGGACTCGTGCACTGgtgtgcgcgcgcgccgctttATGTTGATGAGG ATGTAGAAATGGAAGAAGCTCCCACCCCGcccaaaaaaatcaaagtgGAAGGCGAGATCGAGCACAAGATGATGAAGACCAATACAACGAAATCCCTCTCTGAGTCGGAACTCTACACAAAGCTCCACCTGGGGGTCCTACACAGCCtgcgcgcggggcggcgcaCGCACGGGCCGCCTACTGCCGTCAATGCTCAGCACCTCGCCGCACTGGCGCCCATGCTGCAGGCCTACTCGCAGGGTGCTGGGGTGCCGGTGGGGGGCGATGGGAGGCTGCAG GACTGTCTGGACAGGATAGGGCAGGCGGTGCAGATAGCCCTCGCAAATGGCTGCGTGTACGGCAACATCAGCAGCCTGCTTGCGGTGCTCGACACACTGCCGGAGAACCGCCTGCTCCGGATCATCATCAAGACGCATCAGCAGGCCATTTGA
- the LOC105383606 gene encoding cleavage and polyadenylation specificity factor subunit 4: METIVASVENIKFDIDYALEEQFGALPLPFPGMDKSTAAVCEFYSQPGGCSNGPQCPYRHVRGDRTVVCKHWLRGLCKKGDQCEFLHEYDMSKMPECYFYARFNACHNKECPFLHIDPESKIKDCPWYDRGFCRHGPHCRHRHVRRVFCLNYLAGFCPDGKECKFMHPRFELPAPQEQTKDAKRLPVCHYCSEVGHKASTCNKIPQAQREAAQRQEEARYRALGYVKPATNNENNNPEEGTPPPPQRGRLMHKPLEEVTCYKCGTKGHYANKCPKGHLAFLSSQNQNNHGNHHNQGNHHNQGNPHGNNHNQGNHFNQGNQFNQGNQFNQGNQFNQGNQFNQGNQFQGFKKPN, translated from the exons ATGGAGACGATAGTGGCCAGCGtggaaaacataaaatttgaTATAGACTATGCATTGGAAGAGCAATTTGGGGCCCTGCCTCTGCCTTTCCCGGGAATGGACA AGTCGACAGCGGCGGTATGTGAATTCTACAGTCAGCCGGGGGGTTGTAGCAACGGGCCTCAGTGTCCCTACAGACACGTGAGAGGCGATCGCACGGTGGTCTGCAAGCACTGGCTGCGCGGGCTCTGCAAGAAGGGCGACCAGTGCGAGTTCCTGCACGAGTATGACATGTCCAAAATGCCCGAGTGCTACTTCTACGCTAGATTCAACGCGTGTCACAATAAAGAGTGCCCGTTCCTGCATATAGACCCTGAAAGCAAGATCAAGGATTGTCCAtg GTATGACCGAGGTTTCTGTCGCCACGGCCCTCACTGTCGCCACCGGCACGTGAGAAGAGTATTCTGTCTCAACTACCTTGCAGGATTCTGTCCTGACGGCAAGGAATGCAAGTTCATGCATCCCAGGTTTGAGTTGCCAGCCCCGCAGGAGCAAACTAAGGATGCCAAGAGACTGCCTGTTTGTCATTACTGCTCTGAAGTTGGTCATAAAGCTTCCACTTGTAACAAGATACCTCAAGCG CAAAGAGAAGCAGCCCAGAGGCAAGAGGAAGCCAGATACAGAGCCCTTGGCTATGTGAAACCCGCAACTAACAATGAGAACAATAACCCTGAGGAAGGAACCCCGCCACCACCGCAACGCGGCCGCTTGATGCACAAACCACTCGAGGAAGTTACTTGCTACAAGTGTGGGACCAAAGGTCACTATGCCAACAAGTGCCCGAAGGGACATCTGGCATTCTTATCTAGCCAGAACCAAAATAACCATGGTAACCATCACAACCAGGGTAATCATCACAACCAGGGCAACCCTCATGGCAATAACCATAATCAAGGCAACCACTTTAACCAAGGAAACCAGTTTAACCAAGGTAACCAGTTTAACCAAGGAAACCAATTTAACCAAGGCAACCAGTTCAACCAAGGAAACCAGTTCCAAGGTTTCAAGAAACCGAATTAG
- the LOC105383607 gene encoding NHP2-like protein 1, whose protein sequence is MSEEAAVNPKAYPLADAPLTAKILNLVQQAANYKQLRKGANEATKTLNRGLSEFVVMSADAEPLEIVLHIPLLCEDKNVPYVFVRSKQALGRACGVSRPIIACSITINEGSQLKPQIQGVQQEIERLLV, encoded by the exons ATG AGTGAGGAAGCCGCCGTGAACCCCAAGGCGTACCCGCTGGCGGACGCGCCGCTGACCGCCAAGATCCTGAACCTGGTGCAGCAGGCTGCCAACTACAAGCAGCTGCGGAAGGGAGCCAACGAGGCCACCAAGACCTTGAACCGAGGCCTCTCCGAGTTCGTTGTGATGTCGGCCGACGCTGAGCCGCTGGAGATCGTGCTGCACATCCCACTGCTCTGTGAGGACAAGAACGTGCCCTATGTGTTTGTCCGGTCCAAGCAGGCGCTCGGCCGCGCCTGCGGGGTCTCCCGCCCCATCATCGCTTGCTCCATCACCATCAACGAGGGCTCCCAGCTGAAGCCCCAGATCCAGGGAGTGCAGCAAGAAATCGAAAGACTATTAGTTTAA
- the LOC105383608 gene encoding chitobiosyldiphosphodolichol beta-mannosyltransferase gives MAEEPRRKAVKVVVLGDIGRSPRMQYHALSLANNGLKVDLIGYVDTSPLPALLENRNITVTKLNPLLFNAGPKLLQYVLKAFWQSVSLFLTLCVTGKCDYLLCQNPPAIPTLPICRLYCLITKTKFIIDWHNYAYSIMALSLSPTHPLLKLAKKIEQYFGQSADSNLCVTYAMKEDLIQNWNISATVLYDRPPKIFHPMSLEEKHEWFLKISQQYPEFGLSGRDQLNSSSRDASDRKTAFTLAVGRTVEVRKERPGLLFSSTSWTPDEDFGVLLEALQVYETTYPITKKLPKLVCVITGKGPMKEHYISQIAKRKWQHVKVVTPWLESADYPKMVGSADLGVCLHTSSSGLDLPMKVVDMFGAGLPVCAFSFKCLNELVEDGVNGYTFNTSDELAKQIVRWFSDFPNNAEQNATAAKMRERLQKFQESRWEDNWNLRVKKIFDM, from the exons ATGGCAGAAGAGCCACGGCGGAAAGCCGTAAAAGTGGTCGTATTAGGAGACATCGGACGAAGCCCGCGCATGCAGTATCATGCACTGTCGCTGGCCAACAACGGTCTCAAAGTGGATCTTATCGGTTACGTGGATACTTCGCCTCTACCCGCTTTATTGGAGAACCGGAACATAACTGTCACGAAACTTAACCCTCTTCTCTTCAATGCTGGACCGAAGCTACTGCAATATGTTCTGAAGGCTTTCTGGCAATCTGTGAGCTTGTTTTTGACCCTCTGTGTGACCGGGAAGTGTGACTATCTGCTGTGTCAAAACCCGCCAGCCATCCCCACGCTCCCAATATGCCGATTGTACTGTTTAATCACTAAGACCAAGTTCATAATAGACTGGCACAACTATGCATACTCAATTATGGCCCTGTCTTTATCACCTACACACCCGTTATTGAAGCTGGCTAAGAAAATAGAGCAGTACTTTGGCCAGTCTGCAGATAGCAATCTCTGTGTCACATATGCCATGAAAGAGGACTTGATACAGAATTGGAATATATC AGCAACAGTCCTCTACGACAGGCCACCTAAAATATTCCATCCCATGTCTTTGGAGGAGAAACATGAGTGGTTCCTAAAGATAAGTCAGCAGTACCCTGAGTTTGGGCTCTCTGGGCGGGACCAACTGAACTCTTCGTCCAGGGATGCATCGGACCGGAAGACCGCATTCACTCTGGCTGTTGGCAGAACAGTAGAAGTGAGGAAGGAGAGACCAGGGCTACTGTTCAGCAGTACTAGCTGGACTCCGGATGAGGACTTTGGAGTCCTATTGGAAGCTCTGCAAg TGTACGAGACCACCTACCCAATAACAAAGAAACTGCCAAAACTGGTGTGTGTAATCACTGGCAAGGGTCCAATGAAGGAGCACTACATCAGTCAGATCGCCAAGAGGAAGTGGCAACATGTGAAGGTGGTGACTCCTTGGCTGGAGTCAGCTGATTACCCCAAGATGGTGGGCAGTGCGGACCTGGGAGTCTGTCTTCACACTAGCTCCTCGGGACTAGATCTGCCGATGAAGGTTGTGGACATGTTTGGTGCAGGACTGCCTGTTTGCGCGTTTAGTTTTAAATG TCTCAATGAACTAGTAGAAGATGGAGTGAATGGCTACACATTCAACACTTCAGATGAGCTCGCCAAACAGATAGTCCGGTGGTTCTCAGACTTCCCCAACAATGCTGAGCAGAACGCCACCGCGGCCAAAATGAGAGAAAGACTGCAAAAGTTCCAGGAATCCAGATGGGAGGACAACTGGAATCTACGAGTCAAAAAGATTTTTGATATGtga